A genomic segment from Pecten maximus unplaced genomic scaffold, xPecMax1.1, whole genome shotgun sequence encodes:
- the LOC117320993 gene encoding uncharacterized protein LOC117320993, with translation MPVHFKTSSEYKEHYKPIQSFKSASFAPSAEQNAPAAGQQSSKLGVPSEPPIQRKKRLDGPTTSLSNHFNQGLESPGSEDFALLGANDKFMENVKYKAKSRGASPPKQQKLAHTKKEKENRQEVSKPKPAPVVNTEMYRRSAKEDSRPSKVESKSKTQESPKVPTPMAPREMKGMLPLQLKSELEAPKISTKSPVKSVKKSAASDMNANKQESLTKLPLKDKMISNMNESVQTNMDKGIALSAPEAPAEFALKYKAGIAPPRPKRKVSEYQKSFDWKVGGKSSPLLAAEQVSVLKRHKDSTQVFISLLL, from the exons ACGAGTTCGGAATACAAAGAACATTACAAACCCATCCAATCATTCAAGAGCGCCTCATTCGCACCTAGTGCAGAACAAAATGCTCCAGCAGCTGGCCAGCAGTCGTCAAAGCTAG gtGTGCCCTCTGAACCACCGATTCAGAGGAAGAAGAGGCTGGATGGACCCACGACAAGCCTTAGCAATCATTTCAATCAGGGTCTCGAGTCCCCTGGGAGTGAGGATTTTGCCCTCCTGGGTGCAAATGATAAGTTTATGGAAAATGTGAAATACAAGGCCAAGTCTCGCGGTGCTTCTCCTCCCAAACAACAGAAACTCGCACATACCAAG aaagaaaaagaaaacagacAAGAAGTATCAAAACCTAAACCGGCTCCTGTGGTAAATACCGAGATGTACCGAAGGTCTGCAAAAGAGGATTCAAGACCTTCTAAGGTAGAATCAAAATCTAAAACTCAAGAGAGCCCTAAGGTCCCAACTCCTATGGCCCCCAGGGAAATGAAGGGTATGCTGCCCTTACAGCTCAAGAGTGAACTAGAGGCGCCGAAAATATCAACGAAGAGCCCGGTAAAATCTGTAAAGAAAAGTGCCGCTAGTGACATGAATGCCAACAAACAAGAGTCGCTGACCAAACTTCCTCTTAAAGACAAGATGATCAGTAACATGAACGAATCCGTACAGACAAACATGGATAAGGGGATAGCACTGTCTGCTCCGGAGGCCCCC GCGGAGTTTGCCCTGAAGTACAAGGCAGGTATTGCACCACCACGTCCAAAGAGGAAAGTGTCCGAGTACCAGAAGTCGTTTGACTGGAAGGTGGGAGGCAAGTCATCGCCTCTCCTAGCCGCTGAGCAGGTGAGTGTACTAAAGAGACACAAGGATAGCACACAAGTCTTTATAAGTTTACTACT